Proteins from a single region of Trichoplusia ni isolate ovarian cell line Hi5 chromosome 3, tn1, whole genome shotgun sequence:
- the LOC113508994 gene encoding uncharacterized protein LOC113508994 yields the protein MNINVNVYEVPVVNAVIMHQQPPQEQQNHVPQPVNPPEPPPIHSERKPKLEKKKKEAIEGQAREIIFKVIKFFESEKQNRGYAFPVENVVKRACAATGLSESTIKRIKRDGLRAEATQTKIAGPKKKRVRKTKVQLDYFQLCALRGIVNSYSVRKEVPTLGKILTAAKHELNYRGGKESLRLILLNKLGIKFKKCEKKNKKPPEQPPPPPQPQIQNIMPHPQMQPVMKPVENQCVYTNMMQHVPPVSY from the coding sequence ATGAATATTAACGTCAATGTGTACGAAGTGCCTGTTGTGAATGCAGTTATTATGCACCAACAGCCTCCACAGGAGCAACAGAATCATGTTCCGCAGCCTGTGAACCCCCCAGAGCCGCCGCCTATACACTCCGAGCGAAAGCCAAagcttgaaaagaaaaaaaaagaggcAATAGAGGGACAGGCAAGGgagattatttttaaggtaattaAGTTCTTTGAAAGCGAAAAACAGAATAGAGGCTACGCTTTTCCAGTAGAAAATGTTGTAAAGAGAGCGTGTGCAGCCACAGGCCTGTCAGAAAGCACGATAAAACGGATAAAGAGGGACGGGTTACGCGCCGAAGCTACGCAAACGAAAATCGCGGGACCGAAGAAAAAACgcgtaagaaaaacaaaagtacaGTTAGATTACTTCCAATTATGTGCTCTAAGAGGCATAGTGAACAGTTATTCAGTCAGAAAAGAGGTCCCAACGCTGGGCAAGATTTTAACGGCGGCAAAACACGAATTGAACTACAGAGGTGGCAAAGAGTCTCTAAGactcattttattaaataaacttggtATTAAATTTAAGAAGTGTGAGAAAAAGAATAAGAAACCGCCTGAACAGCCTCCGCCGCCGCCACAGCCTCAGATACAGAATATAATGCCTCATCCTCAAATGCAACCAGTGATGAAGCCGGTTGAAAACCAGTGTGTCTATACCAATATGATGCAGCATGTACCACCCGTCTCATACTAG
- the LOC113508979 gene encoding zinc finger protein 2 homolog, translated as MEVKIECDRIYTLCEGCLSSDRRVTGLTEEKKALFYFLRDGTISLKDETKHIQLCWECNGILNKVKDFQSRIKTAQYSLLHYIQSLYSKVNTPPTLSKLKAKETSHYNREYVYNETQPEYSLNNLNNNPNKLLSDQKCIPEELLTEIKIEDNGIKEEYSENSDHDYTYDNDFKIDDFVPEIGTKKRKEKKNKPPLKDYTQFAIVTDNKSVDLNKSYSETIYLSESEIETFLDKDRKKMSFNKFPFNCKECVLGYKRPLDLLRHKMFRHMDEYPTRCLACNTHVHSPPALAEHWRQHTKMWRCALCAEICRSKGEMKKHVNRAHTKIYTCSRCQDQFGTLKEFGIHYNRYHEQVICDYCNAFFTTKRRLERHIVRNHIPPFCNLCNRSFSQYRFLERHTRVLHPEVYSLDANKELCYCVECDIQYPSVQKYKCHLRDSVKHRPRVREKVPCPDCGKIFSKNTYMKNHFRLVHVKESKHYCELCNKYFANGYGVRTHKLYVHQKVPHEKNKICDLCGRGFSTNRILTNHRRTHTGERPFKCNFCSATFAQETACKTHKKSQHKNAMLLNNIPNT; from the exons ATGGAGGTTAAAATAGAGTGTGATCGTATATACACGCTCTGTGAGGGTTGCCTAAGCTCCGATAGGCGTGTAACTGGCCTAACCGAAGAGAAGAAAgctttgttttactttttacgcGACGGTACGATTTCTTTGAAggat gaaACCAAACACATACAGTTATGTTGGGAGTGCAATGGTATACTTAATAAGGTCAAAGATTTTCAATCTCGGATAAAAACAGCACAATATAGCTTGTTACACTACATACAGTCGCTTTATAGTAAG gTAAACACACCACCAAcgctatcaaaattaaaagccaAAGAAACATCCCATTACAATCGAGAATATGTTTACAACGAAACACAACCAGAATACAGCCTTAATAACCTCAACAACAACCCAAATAAACTTCTATCAGACCAAAAATGTATACCAGAAGAATTGCTGACGGAAATCAAAATAGAAGACAATGGGATAAAAGAAGAATATTCAGAAAACAGTGATCATGATTATACATAtgataatgactttaaaattgatgattttgTCCCGGAAATTGGAACTAAAAAGAGGAAAGAGAAAAAGAATAAACCTCCTCTTAAGGATTATACCCAATTTGCGATTGTAACGGACAATAAAAGCGTTGATCTTAATAAAAGTTATTCAGAGACTATATATTTGAGTGAGAGCGAGATAGAAACGTTTTTAGACAAGGACAGAAAGAAGATGAGCTTCAATAAGTTTCCGTTTAATTGTAAGGAGTGCGTGCTTGGATATAAGAGGCCGTTGGATCTTTTGAGACATAAAATGTTTAGACATATG GACGAGTACCCGACCCGCTGCCTCGCCTGCAACACACACGTCCACTCTCCGCCAGCCCTCGCGGAGCACTGGCGGCAGCACACCAAGATGTGGCGCTGCGCCCTCTGCGCGGAGATCTGCAGGAGTAAAGGGGAGATGAAGAAACACGTCAACAGGGCGCACACGAAGATATACACCTGTAGCCGGTGTCAGGATCAGTTCGG AACCCTCAAGGAGTTCGGTATCCATTACAACAGGTACCACGAACAGGTCATCTGCGACTATTGCAACGCTTTCTTCACGACAAAGAGGAGACTAGAACGACACATTGT CCGCAACCACATACCACCATTCTGCAACCTGTGCAACCGCTCCTTCAGTCAGTACCGCTTCCTGGAACGTCACACCCGCGTCCTGCACCCTGAGGTGTACTCCCTCGACGCCAACAAGGAGCTCTGCTACTGCGTGGAGTGCGACATACAGTATCCGAGCGTTCAGAAGTACAAGTGTCACTTGAGGGACTCTGTCAAGCATAGGCCGAGGGTTCGAGAGAA aGTACCATGCCCGGACTGCGGCAAGATCTTCTCGAAGAACACGTACATGAAGAATCACTTCCGTCTCGTGCACGTCAAGGAATCTAAACATTACTGCGAGCTCTGTAATAAG TACTTTGCTAACGGCTACGGTGTACGAACGCACAAACTTTACGTCCATCAGAAAGTTCCCCacgaaaagaataaaatatgcgACTTGTGTGGAAGGGGATTCAGT ACTAATAGGATATTAACAAATCACCGTCGGACGCACACTGGAGAACGGCCGTTCAAATGCAACTTCTGTTCAGCGACATTCGCACAAGAGACGGCCTGCAAGACGCATAAGAAGTCACAACACAAGAATGCTATGCTACTCAACAATATACCGAATACTTAG